From Camelina sativa cultivar DH55 chromosome 5, Cs, whole genome shotgun sequence:
aaatatagataattatTGGAAATGGTGTAAGTTTTTTTCGGCACAATGACGGATGGAGTAAGGGTTACAGGAAAATAGACATGAGGTATGATTGGTTTTGTACAGGTTAATCTACTTGTTAATTTATACCACTTTTAACGATTGACATATGTCTATGATGAAAGTATTGAGGttacaatatgtatatatatatatatatattaaatattttacaataggTTCCTGTAATGTTTTTCTGTGTAATGCGAAAGGATGTTGTAAAGTTGAGAAGTGATTCCAAATAGGCATAAAAAAGTATGTGATCTtttgaccatatatatatgcattacacGGTAAAATTAGGCTCAATCTTTTTATCAATatgcaaagtaaaaaaaaattaatggggataaagaacttttaaaaatgaaaaacgaagcaaatttataaaacataaacttagaaataTATTGTTGTTGAAGATCAGAGGACTTAAGTGGAGAAATCTAAGGgaattaaaactataatattatgagtgaatgttcaaaaacaaagagattgtGTTTTAGGAGTCATGCATTaggctcatcttcatcactgAAAACTTCCAACTAtagtttgaaagttaaaaaatcacattacaaaacaatacaaaaactttaaatcaagactatcataaaacataatcctTTGAAAGAGGCTAATAAATATTGACAAgactctgataccaaaaaaaaaaacattgacatgGCTTTGTAAACGATTTCTTCAAAAAGTCATAGGGAAATTAATCTATTAGTCATCATACTGCAAgacatcatgttttttttaaaaacttcataagaaaaaattaaagaaaaaaaaccatggaaaatgatgggaaaagaaagacatatagTGAGTGatcgttttcttcattattagtCATGTGAGCaatgaatcttatataatacactaaacattgtttgaaatttgtaaGGAATTTCATTGACACATTATTCTGAGTAATCACATTCATGGCAATAAATACAGTTATAAAGCATATTAATTGCAATTAATTTGGTCATATGCATTATTGCAACATGaacagtttgaaaaaaaaaactgagcaAATAAATTGTCATAAAGGTAATTGATTGAGAGAAGTAAATATAATctaaagaaactgaacaaataaaatgtcCCAAATTGAAAAATGTGTGTAGAAAATGTAGTTTTAGATTAGCAATAATGtgtctttttatttcattaaaatggaaaaaatggcacatgttaaacaaaatagagtggTGTTAAATGACAATTTCTCACAACTCtactttattatagtttaatatatagtaaatattgatATGTGAAACCgataaaaatagttaagtaATAAAGTCacgtttgtgattaaaaaatgagtgaaaaatttataaatcgtaaaaacaaaatagaataaatatattcttGTAAAATAGATTAccttttctttaacaaaagtaaactatagagatttttgctatgaaataatactaaattaaaaacaaaatataattaaagatttggtagacGAAGAGTAAAGAAATTTGAAGGAAAATTAGTGAGGAATTTACAGAtcgtataaattaaattaaacgaAATATATTCTTgtgaaacaaatttatttttaccaaagtaaactatatagatttttgctatgaaattatattaaataatacaaaccaaaaacaattaaagatttggtagatgaagataaaagaaatgaatacttttctaagtaaataaatttaaaagatcaaatttcaaattaatgtAAAGTACTCCTGTCGCAAAAATAGAACGCCAAATGTCGCAACGATAGACAAAGGTAATAAAAACCttgtcatattatatatatatatatatatatatatattgatggaatatgttttttcttactatatatgtctatttttatgtgtatacctTCATTTAAAACTTATTTGCATATGCAAGGCGAGTGTTTATGTGAGATACCCAAAATCGATGTGTGTAATATAAAATTCCTCATTGTCCAACTTTTAGTCAAAAATGAAATTCTGATATTGCTTTGTTTTTACTCTTGGCGATTATGCATGGTCACCAATAGTACGTAACTTGATTCTTATTTTGATACTGTTTATGTAGAAACAGTTATGGCGGCAGAAGCCATAGTTGGGGAACTTACGTCTTTTGGTTTACAAAAGCTTTGGGACCTACTAAGCCAAGAACGCGAGCTATTTCAGGGAATTAACGATCAAGCAGTAACTAAGCTAAAAAGTGATCTAACCTTGTTAAGCTCTTTTCTGAAAGATGCAGATGCAAAGAAGCATACATCTGCGGTGGTGAGAACTTGTGTTGAAGAAATACAGGAAATTATTAATGACGCGGAAGATATAATTGAAACATATCTTCTTAAGGAAAAACTTGGAAAAGCAGGCACTAGGAATCGTATCAAAAGACTTGCTTTCAGTATTCCAGATCGCAGGCGATATGCACTAGAAATTCGAGGCATACTTACAAGGATCTCCGAGGTTACAAGTAAAATGCGGAGCTATGGTGTAGAACAAATAACCGTGCAGCTTATTGCTGGTGGAGGGTGTATTCCGCAGCGTCAACGTGGTATACAAACATTTCCTAACGACCATGAAAGCGATTTTGTGGGATTGGAGGCAAACGTTAAGAAATTGGTTGAACATTTAGTGGAGAAAGATGACATTCAAATTGTTTCTGTTACCGGGATGGGTGGTCTTGGTAAAACAACCATTGCTAGACAAGTTTTTAATCATGAGGATGTAAATAATCAGTTTGAAAGACTCGCATGGGTGTGTGTCTCACAGGAGTTTACCCGAATATCTGTGTGGCAAACGATCATGCAGAATCTCACATCTAAAGAAAGGAAAGATGAAATACAGAAGATGAACGAAGCTGAACTCCAGGATGAACTCTTTTCATTGCTGGAAAAATACAAATCACTAATTGTCTTTGATGACATATGGAAAAGAGAAGATTGGGACGAAATCAAGCCAATTTTTCCACCCAAAAAAGGTAACCACTAATtctagttaattaaaaaaaaaaaaaaaaaatgaaaactacaCATACTCATTAAGCTCTTTGTGTTTGGTTATCATGAAAAAACGAGTAAATATTTTACAGGTTGGAAGGTGCTACTTACTTCTCGAAATGATAGTGTCGCAATGCAACACGCAACacatttcaaatttaaaccaGAATTCCTAACTGATCAAGACAGTTGGACACTTTTCGAAAGAAAAGCAATGCCAAGAAAAGATGATCCTGGTAAGCATTCGAAGGAagggacattttttttttccattctgGATTacgagagatatatatatatatatatgctctggGATGATCTTCTTAGCCCTGAACAATTGATTGTAGTATACCATTATCACATCCTATTGATCTGTATAATATTTGTGCAGAATATAAGGATTATGAGAAGTGGGGTAAGGAAATGGTCAAACATTGTAAAGGACTACCATTGGCTGTCAAAGCGTTAGGAGGTTTGTTAAATGAAGTAAAAAGAGTGGATTATTGGGAAGGATTATCTACAAATATTGGATCTGATAACGTGATTGGAAGAACCATCGCCCACGAAAATTCTATAGACCGTGTATTCTCTTTGAGCTTCGAAGAGTTGCCTGGTTATTTGAAGCATTGTTTCCTTTATCTTGCTCATTTTCCAGAAGATTATGAAATAAATGTAGGGCATTTGGCCTACTACTGGGCTGCAGAAGGCATACCACGACATGGAGAAACCATTAGACAGGTCGCATATGGATATATAGAAGAATTGGTGAAGAGAAACATGGTTATTTCTGAGAGAGACGCTATAACTTCAAGATTTGAAACATGTCAGTTGCATGATGTGATGAGAGATCTTTCTCTACGTAAAGCTGAAGAAGAGAACTTTGTACACATTGTTGAGATAAGTTCCTCCACTGCGACCTCCCAATCTCCTTGTAAATCTCGCCGAATCGCAGTACATTGGCTTTATGATGAAAAATGTCTTCGGGAAGGGgagattttaaatcaaaaacttagatctctcttgtttatcaACAAGGATCCACTCACGTGGTCAAAGTGGATGGCATCAGGTATGTTCTTTACAAAGCTACGGGTTTTAGATCTCTCTAATGCGGAGTTTAAAGGAGAGAAGTTACCCTCTAGCATTGGGAAGCTTATACACTTGAGATATTTGAGTTTATATCGGGCAAATGTATCTCATCTACCGTCTTCTATGCGTAACCTGAACCTACTGCTCTATTTAAACCTATATGTCCTTGGGGAATCTCCAATCTACATCCCCAGTTTATTTCAAGAGATGCGAGAGTTGGCATACCTCTGTCTTCCGGAGCCGATGCATGATAAAACAAAGTTGGAATTGGGTAATCTAATCAACCTAGAGACATTGAAGAATTTCTCAACAAAGCATGGTAGTGTGAAGGATCTTCAACGAATGACACGGCTCGAGACTCTGTCAATCTCATTCACTGGCGATGGGTATACGATGGAAACTCTATCCTCAGCTCTAAGTGAAATGAAACAATTGGAAAATCTTACTATAGATGGGACAGGGGATCatgctcccaagaatgatgaagaaggattTGCTTTGGATTGCGATCATCTCAAAACGCTGGACTTGACTATATATATGCCAAAGTTACAACACTTCCCTTCTCACCTGGTAACCATAACTCTAAGTTATTGCCGTTTGGTGGATGATCCAATGCCCATTCTAGAGAAATTGGTTCAGTTGAAAGTGGTTCTTTTTTTGATTGAACCTTTTTGTGGGAAGAGAATGGTTTGCTCGAGCGGCGGGTTTCCAAAATTGCAGGAGCTAGTATTATTTGGACTAGACGAATGGGAAGAGTGGATAGTAGAAGAAGGCTCCATGCCCCTTCTTTATTCTCTGCGTATTTTGGTTTGTCCAAAATTAAAGGAGCTTCCTGATGGGCTGCGATTCCTCTATTCCTTGGAAGATCTGACTATGGGCAAGAAAAAATGGGAGGAGAGATGTTCGAAAGGAGGAGAAGATTATTACAAAGTCAAACACATCCCTTCTGTTGAATTCAGCGATTAAATGTACACAggtataatattatatttccCAAGATCTACATTTTATCATCATCAAGTACACCAAAAATCAGTCATTCAGAGAAAATAATTGTTgttcaatttaaaagttttgggCAATTTGAGTCTAAACTTTATCGTGAATATGGATTTAATGTTTGATTCTTTTCAATTGCAGGAAAGTGAAATATACATGAAGAGGTGCAGATTATGTGTTTGATCTCCTGCACTGTTTTGGTCAGTGAGCTTCTTCtcaagagagacagagagagagggTTTTCACATATCATATCTATCCATTACTTTGTTACTTTGTCATTCTTCAATTAGTACAATtatctttgtgtttttcttttacttgtctGTTATCAAGTGACTCGGCTTGACTGCTACAATCTTTTTATCTCTGTTTataactttgtaattttataaCTTTGAACTTTTTGATTTACTATTTTCTTGCAAATGGCCCCTGTTTAATAAATTATGCACTCTTCACTATTTATGGTTAAAGAGATGCAGAGACTATTGTGTCATTTGGAGTTCAGAAGCTTTGATGCTCTTGAATCAAGAGTCTGAGCAATTCTCGCAGAGCTTATGAACAAGTTACTGAGATACAAGATAGTATGAAAATGTTACAGCTGAAAGATGCAAATGCCAAAAAAGATGAAAGTGAAAGGAGTTTGATTAACGTGCATTGGGTGGGGGGAGGCTGTT
This genomic window contains:
- the LOC104787237 gene encoding probable disease resistance protein At1g58390, whose product is MAAEAIVGELTSFGLQKLWDLLSQERELFQGINDQAVTKLKSDLTLLSSFLKDADAKKHTSAVVRTCVEEIQEIINDAEDIIETYLLKEKLGKAGTRNRIKRLAFSIPDRRRYALEIRGILTRISEVTSKMRSYGVEQITVQLIAGGGCIPQRQRGIQTFPNDHESDFVGLEANVKKLVEHLVEKDDIQIVSVTGMGGLGKTTIARQVFNHEDVNNQFERLAWVCVSQEFTRISVWQTIMQNLTSKERKDEIQKMNEAELQDELFSLLEKYKSLIVFDDIWKREDWDEIKPIFPPKKGWKVLLTSRNDSVAMQHATHFKFKPEFLTDQDSWTLFERKAMPRKDDPEYKDYEKWGKEMVKHCKGLPLAVKALGGLLNEVKRVDYWEGLSTNIGSDNVIGRTIAHENSIDRVFSLSFEELPGYLKHCFLYLAHFPEDYEINVGHLAYYWAAEGIPRHGETIRQVAYGYIEELVKRNMVISERDAITSRFETCQLHDVMRDLSLRKAEEENFVHIVEISSSTATSQSPCKSRRIAVHWLYDEKCLREGEILNQKLRSLLFINKDPLTWSKWMASGMFFTKLRVLDLSNAEFKGEKLPSSIGKLIHLRYLSLYRANVSHLPSSMRNLNLLLYLNLYVLGESPIYIPSLFQEMRELAYLCLPEPMHDKTKLELGNLINLETLKNFSTKHGSVKDLQRMTRLETLSISFTGDGYTMETLSSALSEMKQLENLTIDGTGDHAPKNDEEGFALDCDHLKTLDLTIYMPKLQHFPSHLVTITLSYCRLVDDPMPILEKLVQLKVVLFLIEPFCGKRMVCSSGGFPKLQELVLFGLDEWEEWIVEEGSMPLLYSLRILVCPKLKELPDGLRFLYSLEDLTMGKKKWEERCSKGGEDYYKVKHIPSVEFSD